One stretch of Bacteroidota bacterium DNA includes these proteins:
- a CDS encoding shikimate kinase yields MKHHKEHVSLIFLTGFMGSGKSTVGPILANTIGFQFIDLDMLIEKKENRKISEIFTSEGEKKFRMLERETLREILSSAMTIVSLGGGSVTNDETLQLVKENGVLVYLKSDVDHIYQRLRTKSDRPMLRDDDGNLLDGDDLVKKIETLLGARETFYNQADVIISTDDKKIGHTIDELAKKLSPFID; encoded by the coding sequence ATGAAACATCATAAAGAACATGTATCGTTGATCTTCCTGACTGGCTTCATGGGAAGCGGAAAAAGTACCGTCGGGCCCATTCTTGCCAATACAATTGGATTTCAGTTTATTGATCTTGATATGCTGATAGAAAAAAAAGAGAATCGTAAAATCAGCGAAATATTCACCTCCGAAGGGGAAAAGAAATTTCGGATGCTGGAACGTGAAACGTTAAGAGAGATTTTGTCCAGCGCCATGACTATTGTATCCTTAGGCGGCGGATCGGTGACCAACGATGAAACATTGCAGCTGGTGAAAGAGAATGGAGTACTGGTGTATCTGAAATCCGATGTTGATCATATCTATCAACGATTACGGACAAAAAGTGATCGTCCTATGCTGCGTGATGATGATGGGAACCTGCTTGACGGAGATGATCTGGTAAAAAAGATCGAAACGCTGCTTGGTGCTCGGGAAACATTCTATAATCAAGCCGATGTTATCATCTCAACTGATGATAAAAAGATCGGACACACTATTGATGAACTTGCAAAAAAACTCTCTCCCTTTATTGACTAA
- a CDS encoding FG-GAP-like repeat-containing protein: MVRNILSFFICCSFLHTLSAQNFELNPHKFGTNLFAGGIDTPRFQFVDIDGDNDKDLFIFDRDEKLWFYRNLNGSYRLEPNGTFGIIVGSWFHFLDIDGDGDNDCLTNGSFSEVSLFTNIGSSTSPNFQLTTASLLDTSGIELFSERFSIPTFADMDGDGDDDFFTGGSIGSITYYKNIGTKFSPQFTYVTSAYQGINIQGGPGTFPKPQHGASGIEFFDVDSNGVMDLFWGDYFNPSLYFLKNSGTKENANITLVDSTYPNEAVITSFGFNFPQHVDVDRNGIIDLMVGCVFPNVDYNNFMFYKNIGSNVDPLYTLESKNFIPMIDVGSRSCVAAADFDGDGDIDLCISSSGGTISIFQNIGTASLPVYSANPTSVISVDNDLNITIAAGDVNGNNIPDLLAGTYESGLKTFINTSTNGKITFSRQNHPAETFLPGQSSAPCVADIDLDGKTDILIGNSGGQLMFLKNIGTNTSPSYQSEMNFNSIDVGNDAIPFVKDFDHDGILDLFIGNSDGVVWHYKQNSETKSTFDLVNKKFQNIDLKTQTVPSIVDIDADGDDDLLLGNGKGGIFLYENVKTSNIHEYLAIPSEITLYQNYPNPFNPSTTITFSIPFNAFITLKVFDMLGREIATLLQEQMIRGEHSVVWDATKYPSGTYFCHFAVETKDVLYNKTKLMVLSK, from the coding sequence ATGGTTCGTAATATCCTCTCTTTTTTCATATGCTGTTCCTTTCTGCACACTCTCTCGGCCCAAAACTTTGAACTGAATCCTCATAAATTTGGAACAAATCTCTTTGCCGGTGGTATTGATACTCCGCGATTTCAGTTTGTGGATATTGACGGAGACAATGACAAAGATCTGTTTATTTTTGATAGGGATGAGAAATTATGGTTCTATCGAAATCTCAATGGAAGCTATCGCTTGGAACCAAACGGCACGTTTGGAATCATTGTCGGTTCATGGTTCCATTTTCTTGATATTGATGGAGACGGGGATAATGATTGCTTGACGAACGGCAGTTTTTCTGAAGTGTCATTGTTCACTAATATTGGTTCCAGCACTTCGCCGAATTTTCAACTGACGACAGCCTCTCTTCTCGATACATCTGGGATTGAATTATTCAGTGAACGGTTCAGCATCCCGACATTTGCCGATATGGATGGAGACGGTGATGATGATTTTTTCACCGGTGGATCGATTGGATCGATTACATATTACAAGAATATAGGAACAAAATTTTCTCCGCAATTCACCTACGTTACAAGCGCCTATCAGGGGATCAATATTCAAGGGGGACCAGGAACATTTCCTAAACCTCAACACGGAGCTAGCGGAATTGAATTTTTTGATGTTGATAGTAATGGAGTGATGGATCTTTTCTGGGGAGACTATTTTAACCCTAGTTTATATTTCTTAAAAAATAGCGGAACAAAAGAAAACGCAAACATTACTCTTGTCGATTCCACCTATCCAAACGAAGCGGTCATTACATCATTTGGTTTTAATTTCCCTCAGCATGTTGATGTCGATCGTAACGGCATTATCGATCTAATGGTTGGATGTGTCTTCCCAAACGTTGACTACAATAATTTTATGTTCTATAAAAACATCGGTTCTAACGTAGATCCCTTGTACACTCTGGAATCCAAAAATTTTATTCCAATGATTGATGTTGGCTCCCGGAGTTGTGTAGCCGCAGCGGATTTCGATGGCGATGGAGATATTGATCTATGTATTTCATCAAGCGGTGGAACAATTTCCATTTTTCAAAATATTGGCACAGCATCACTGCCGGTTTACTCTGCAAATCCAACTTCGGTGATTAGTGTGGATAACGATTTGAATATTACTATCGCGGCCGGAGATGTCAATGGCAACAATATTCCCGATCTATTGGCTGGGACGTACGAGAGCGGCTTAAAAACATTTATCAATACAAGCACTAATGGAAAAATAACGTTTAGTCGACAGAATCATCCCGCTGAAACATTTCTTCCGGGCCAGAGTAGTGCGCCTTGTGTTGCCGATATCGATTTGGATGGCAAAACTGACATTCTTATTGGAAACAGCGGCGGACAATTGATGTTCCTCAAAAACATTGGCACCAATACTTCCCCTTCATACCAATCGGAAATGAACTTTAATTCGATTGATGTCGGCAATGATGCCATTCCTTTTGTAAAAGATTTTGATCACGATGGAATTTTGGATCTTTTTATTGGAAACAGTGATGGTGTTGTGTGGCATTACAAACAAAACTCAGAGACAAAGAGTACATTCGATTTAGTGAACAAAAAATTCCAAAATATCGATCTAAAAACACAAACTGTTCCTTCAATTGTGGATATAGATGCAGATGGTGATGATGATCTGCTTTTGGGAAATGGGAAAGGGGGAATCTTCTTATATGAGAATGTGAAAACATCAAATATCCATGAATATCTGGCTATTCCATCCGAAATTACGTTATATCAAAATTATCCGAATCCTTTTAATCCTTCAACAACAATTACATTTAGCATCCCGTTCAATGCATTTATTACACTCAAGGTATTCGATATGTTAGGACGGGAGATCGCGACATTACTTCAAGAACAGATGATCCGAGGGGAACATTCCGTGGTTTGGGATGCAACGAAGTATCCGTCAGGGACGTATTTCTGTCATTTTGCAGTTGAAACAAAAGATGTTCTATACAACAAAACCAAACTCATGGTATTATCTAAATAA
- a CDS encoding peptidylprolyl isomerase: MAIMSRMRNNMPIILVGLVVVFIITIVFEWGMDYLGMSRQSDTIGVIDGKKISYQEFSDLVRQQSEQYKKQSNQDPDENMLRQIREQVWNNLVTQSLLERETKRAGITVTDQEIIDWVRGENPPEFLVDQFRDSTKQFRRDAYDQALNDPRNKQVWIQVEGALRQQRLAEKMQSVVFASVRATDGEVRDRYIDQNMKANVQYAFFDPDKYVADNSVMLTDDDMKKVYNENTDEFKQPAMRKLKYVFFSDQPSSRDSAEVLNEINSILARVKSGIDFMEVQKDYSETSPQPSFFKHGELTQEKETSIFSSKVRDVVGPVSDFEGAHIFKVLEEKKSNDAFVKARHILLNAGSPEQETSAKKLAGELMARAHRGEDFASLARQYSTEPAAATSGGDLGWFGKGRMVKEFETAALAGRPGQILGPVKTQFGIHIIKIEGRDSRELKVATITIPIKASSSTREEAFQRAQDFAYIAKKGNFEKDAESAGLKVLESTEFAKGAYIPGLGQFESINKFAFQNDLGDISDAYQVNNGYAVVKISEVKKEGIRPFDEVKESLRGRALREKKMSQLKDIVTQKYSSIGQNGDLMSLSSDANVSIQTTGDFTFGGGIPTIGREYAFSGAAKNGQTGTVLPPVEGKRGFYLMKILSKSPFDSVGFQSMKNMLSTQMVTEKRQRVLTQWLEKLKETTDIEDNRDTFYR, translated from the coding sequence ATGGCTATAATGTCAAGAATGCGAAACAATATGCCGATTATTCTTGTCGGTTTGGTTGTTGTTTTTATCATTACCATCGTATTTGAGTGGGGTATGGATTACCTCGGTATGTCGCGTCAAAGCGATACGATTGGTGTGATTGACGGCAAAAAAATTTCATATCAAGAATTTTCAGATCTGGTACGTCAACAGTCGGAACAGTATAAAAAGCAGTCAAATCAGGATCCTGATGAGAACATGCTGCGACAGATTCGAGAACAGGTTTGGAATAATCTTGTAACGCAGTCCTTACTTGAACGCGAAACCAAACGTGCTGGCATCACGGTGACCGATCAAGAAATTATTGACTGGGTCCGTGGCGAAAATCCTCCGGAATTCCTGGTTGATCAATTTCGTGATTCAACAAAACAATTTCGACGCGATGCATATGATCAGGCTCTGAATGATCCCCGCAATAAACAGGTCTGGATTCAAGTGGAAGGTGCTTTGCGTCAACAGCGCCTTGCCGAAAAAATGCAGTCCGTGGTTTTTGCTTCAGTCCGTGCCACCGATGGCGAAGTGCGTGATCGATACATCGATCAAAACATGAAGGCAAATGTGCAGTATGCATTTTTTGATCCGGATAAATATGTTGCCGATAATTCGGTTATGCTTACCGACGACGATATGAAAAAAGTGTACAACGAAAATACCGATGAATTCAAACAACCTGCAATGCGGAAATTAAAGTATGTTTTTTTCAGTGATCAGCCCTCCTCAAGAGACTCTGCTGAAGTGCTGAATGAAATTAACAGCATTCTTGCTCGTGTGAAATCCGGAATTGATTTCATGGAAGTTCAAAAAGATTATTCTGAAACCTCACCGCAACCGTCGTTCTTTAAACACGGCGAATTGACACAGGAAAAGGAAACATCTATTTTCTCATCAAAAGTAAGGGATGTTGTCGGTCCTGTTTCGGATTTTGAAGGTGCGCACATTTTCAAAGTGTTGGAAGAAAAGAAAAGCAATGATGCATTTGTAAAAGCACGTCATATTCTTTTGAATGCAGGTTCGCCTGAACAGGAAACTTCCGCGAAGAAACTTGCCGGCGAATTAATGGCTCGCGCTCATCGTGGTGAAGATTTTGCGTCCCTTGCCCGTCAATATTCAACGGAACCCGCTGCTGCAACATCCGGCGGAGATCTTGGATGGTTCGGAAAAGGAAGAATGGTAAAGGAATTTGAAACGGCTGCGTTGGCTGGACGTCCCGGACAAATCCTCGGACCAGTGAAAACTCAATTCGGAATCCATATCATTAAAATTGAAGGCCGTGATTCCCGCGAATTGAAAGTTGCCACAATCACAATCCCGATTAAAGCAAGTTCCTCCACGCGTGAAGAGGCATTCCAGCGCGCACAAGATTTTGCCTACATTGCAAAAAAAGGAAATTTTGAAAAGGATGCGGAATCTGCAGGATTGAAAGTTCTTGAGTCAACAGAGTTTGCAAAAGGTGCGTACATTCCTGGTCTTGGACAATTTGAATCGATCAACAAATTTGCTTTCCAAAATGATCTTGGAGATATCAGCGACGCTTATCAAGTGAATAACGGCTATGCTGTCGTAAAAATTTCCGAAGTGAAAAAAGAGGGAATTCGCCCATTTGATGAAGTGAAAGAATCTCTCCGCGGTCGTGCATTACGTGAAAAGAAGATGTCTCAATTGAAAGATATTGTTACACAAAAATATTCTTCCATTGGACAAAATGGTGATTTGATGTCTCTATCATCTGACGCGAATGTTTCCATTCAAACAACCGGAGATTTTACATTTGGCGGCGGCATTCCAACCATTGGCCGTGAATATGCTTTTAGCGGCGCAGCAAAGAATGGACAAACTGGAACAGTCCTTCCCCCAGTCGAAGGAAAACGCGGTTTTTATTTGATGAAAATTTTGAGCAAATCCCCGTTTGATTCGGTAGGTTTCCAATCGATGAAAAATATGCTTTCAACACAAATGGTCACAGAAAAACGCCAACGTGTGTTGACGCAATGGCTTGAGAAACTTAAAGAAACGACTGATATTGAAGATAATCGAGATACCTTCTATCGTTAA
- the uvrC gene encoding excinuclease ABC subunit UvrC yields MENTPIQISFVDKFDLQDKLDNLPVSPGVYQFKNKEAVILYVGKAVNLRNRVRQYFHHSRNHEPRIASMVSKISDLEIITTDSEVEALILEANLIKLHKPRYNVNLKDDKSYPYIVVTNEPYPRVFVTRRIKRDGSRYFGPYTDVNTMRAALKTVRDIFMIRSCNFFIDEEFIAKKKTRVCLDYHIKKCEGPCEGLVSSERYNTMIANVEQVLNGKVTFVLESLEKQMRTSAEQLKFEEASYFRDRMKELEIYSSKQKVVDVELRDRDIVAVATEDDDACGVIFKIREGKVIGRQHYYMNGVEGKTDSEILETLVQRYYLEAIDVPKEIILSFDIESRTVIEQWLTLRRSGGVSFVFPEGGELSKLIAMCKNNAKFLLDELKLQKLKQKDFIPAAVRSLQRDLRMQKPPRRIECFDISHFQGTETVASMVVFVDGKPKKSEYRKFKIKTVAPADVNDFASMKEVIYRRYKRVLDEAMELPELIMVDGGKGQLSSALESLKELHLEQHPIISLAKRLEEVFVPLQSDPLPIPKSSSALRLLQQVRDEAHRFAITFHRSLRDKRTLQTELDLIEGIGKKRAKELLEAFGSVQGVKFATVEQLGEVVGEKTTQKIQEYFDTDAIPVEQHPSENS; encoded by the coding sequence ATGGAAAACACACCAATCCAAATATCGTTTGTTGATAAGTTCGACCTTCAGGATAAGTTGGATAACCTGCCAGTAAGTCCCGGTGTGTATCAATTTAAGAATAAAGAAGCGGTGATTTTGTACGTTGGGAAAGCAGTCAATCTACGCAACCGCGTGCGCCAGTATTTCCATCATTCACGCAATCATGAACCACGTATTGCGTCCATGGTGTCGAAGATCTCTGATCTTGAGATCATCACCACAGATTCCGAGGTGGAAGCGCTGATCCTGGAAGCAAATCTCATTAAACTTCACAAACCCCGATACAACGTCAATCTGAAAGACGATAAATCGTATCCTTACATTGTTGTGACAAACGAACCGTACCCGCGCGTATTTGTCACCCGCAGAATCAAACGTGACGGCTCACGGTATTTTGGTCCGTACACAGATGTGAACACCATGCGCGCTGCGCTGAAGACGGTCAGAGATATCTTTATGATTCGCAGCTGCAATTTCTTCATTGATGAAGAATTTATTGCAAAGAAAAAAACGCGAGTCTGTCTGGATTACCACATAAAAAAATGTGAAGGCCCATGCGAAGGCCTAGTGTCAAGCGAACGATATAATACTATGATCGCCAATGTTGAACAAGTATTGAATGGGAAAGTGACTTTTGTTTTGGAATCACTTGAGAAACAGATGCGGACCTCGGCGGAACAATTAAAATTTGAAGAGGCTTCCTATTTCCGCGATCGGATGAAAGAATTAGAAATCTATTCATCCAAACAAAAGGTAGTTGATGTTGAATTGCGAGACAGGGATATCGTTGCCGTTGCCACGGAGGATGACGATGCGTGCGGAGTAATCTTTAAGATTCGTGAAGGAAAAGTGATCGGGCGTCAGCATTATTATATGAATGGTGTGGAAGGGAAGACAGATAGTGAGATATTGGAAACACTTGTGCAACGGTACTATTTGGAAGCGATCGATGTTCCCAAAGAGATCATTCTTTCTTTCGATATTGAATCACGAACGGTGATTGAACAATGGCTTACGCTTCGTCGCAGCGGTGGTGTATCGTTTGTATTTCCCGAAGGAGGAGAACTTTCCAAACTGATAGCAATGTGTAAGAACAACGCAAAATTTCTTCTGGACGAATTAAAATTGCAAAAATTAAAGCAGAAAGATTTTATTCCGGCGGCAGTCCGTTCGTTACAGCGCGATCTGAGAATGCAAAAACCGCCACGCAGGATTGAGTGTTTCGATATTTCCCATTTTCAAGGGACAGAAACCGTTGCCTCCATGGTTGTGTTTGTAGATGGCAAACCGAAAAAAAGCGAATATCGAAAGTTCAAGATCAAAACAGTCGCTCCTGCCGATGTGAACGACTTTGCAAGCATGAAAGAAGTTATCTACCGTCGATACAAACGCGTTTTAGATGAAGCAATGGAATTGCCGGAATTGATTATGGTTGATGGCGGGAAAGGGCAGCTTTCCAGCGCACTTGAATCACTGAAAGAGTTACACCTTGAACAACATCCTATTATCAGCTTAGCAAAGCGGTTGGAAGAAGTTTTCGTTCCGCTCCAAAGTGATCCGCTTCCAATACCCAAATCATCATCGGCGCTCCGATTGTTACAGCAAGTGAGAGATGAGGCACACCGGTTCGCCATAACGTTCCACCGTTCATTGCGGGATAAGCGTACGCTTCAGACAGAATTGGATTTGATTGAAGGAATTGGAAAAAAAAGGGCGAAAGAACTGCTGGAAGCCTTTGGTTCTGTGCAAGGTGTTAAGTTTGCGACGGTAGAACAACTGGGTGAAGTCGTCGGAGAAAAAACTACACAAAAAATACAGGAATATTTTGATACTGATGCGATTCCAGTTGAACAACATCCCTCGGAAAACTCGTAA
- a CDS encoding choice-of-anchor B family protein → MQRSIRQGRISVILQLKQKMFYTTKPNSWYYLNKIQGEAMLKLRHLLLSIVMLLCTEFSAAQGGFNVQFVGQVRTRGTNGYSNCWGYVSPEGKEYAILGCQTGTQIVDITSDTLKEVAFIPGPNSGWREMKVYQHYAYVVTEGNGAGLQIIDLDSLKLVNTITTTQVPSGHTISIEGKYLYINGSRYKSGGVVMLDLTNPIAPKVVGEYEAQYVHDCVIKNDTIYAAAINGQGLDIIDVTNKANPKRVSLTNYPYSGTHNTDVTVDKKYVLTTDEVNSNPDRNGNLLRVWDRSDITNLKLVATYVARPKTIVHNIHIKDQYGYLAHYSEGVRILDLKYPEIPVEVGYYDTFNGSVNNYIGAWGTFPYFASNKVIISDISGGLFVIKFPGQNGSIKTARAIVTVVDSATNVPISGVKVVLPGRFDTLLTDSQGKIKFGALSDTLTAAFSKSTYATGYGTKFQKILMKYDSVMNITVALTQSLSGSLACVVTNKATAKPVRDFRIRIIDTPIEGLTDSSGKFSTPTLLGGRKFSVVAAQWGFTAETVSVNIVGGIVNNVAIQLAPNGLDDFEIDRGWVVGSPQDSGVSGKWERVKPNVTVVGLDTLQPKEDHSTNGTLCFITGGSSVTTDYVDYRTTLTSPSFNPEGMTLPTLTYWVFFSSRSSAKDDTLYVDVSNDNGQTWKIANTIFGKQPFWKQYRIDLKSVLPVTEQMKIRFVAKDGGNSSILEASVDDIAFGENLQLNVAQDQSAIPAAFALRQNYPNPFNPSTTIEYHIPSQAFVTLSVFDVLGKQVASLVHHQKTPGRYSVTFNAVGLSSGIYFYRLQAGAFVESKKLMLVK, encoded by the coding sequence ATGCAACGAAGTATCCGTCAGGGACGTATTTCTGTCATTTTGCAGTTGAAACAAAAGATGTTCTATACAACAAAACCAAACTCATGGTATTATCTAAATAAAATTCAAGGAGAAGCAATGCTGAAGTTACGTCACCTGTTGTTGTCTATCGTAATGCTGCTTTGTACAGAGTTTAGTGCTGCACAGGGAGGTTTCAATGTCCAATTTGTTGGACAAGTGAGAACCAGAGGGACGAACGGATATTCCAATTGTTGGGGCTATGTTTCTCCAGAGGGAAAAGAGTATGCTATTCTTGGATGTCAAACTGGAACTCAAATAGTTGATATAACTTCTGATACGTTGAAAGAGGTTGCTTTTATTCCCGGTCCTAATTCAGGATGGCGTGAAATGAAAGTGTATCAGCATTATGCGTATGTGGTTACGGAAGGAAACGGGGCGGGACTTCAAATCATTGATCTCGATTCGCTGAAATTAGTAAATACGATAACAACAACACAGGTTCCATCAGGGCATACAATTTCCATTGAAGGAAAATATTTATATATCAACGGTTCACGATACAAAAGCGGCGGCGTTGTTATGCTGGATTTAACAAATCCCATTGCTCCGAAGGTAGTTGGTGAGTACGAAGCACAATATGTTCATGATTGTGTTATTAAGAACGATACGATCTATGCTGCGGCGATCAATGGACAAGGATTAGATATTATTGATGTGACAAATAAAGCAAATCCCAAGCGAGTGAGTCTTACGAACTATCCATATTCTGGAACGCATAATACAGACGTTACTGTCGACAAAAAATATGTGCTGACAACCGATGAAGTTAATTCCAACCCTGATAGAAATGGAAACCTTTTGCGCGTATGGGATCGTTCTGATATAACGAACCTAAAATTAGTGGCGACATATGTAGCACGTCCAAAAACGATCGTCCATAATATTCATATTAAAGACCAATATGGTTACTTAGCACATTATTCAGAAGGAGTAAGAATTCTCGATCTTAAATATCCCGAGATCCCTGTCGAGGTCGGTTATTATGATACATTTAATGGTTCCGTGAACAACTATATCGGTGCATGGGGAACATTCCCATATTTTGCATCGAACAAAGTGATTATTTCGGATATTAGCGGCGGATTATTTGTGATAAAGTTTCCTGGACAAAATGGTTCCATAAAAACGGCACGCGCAATTGTTACCGTTGTGGATTCTGCCACCAACGTACCAATCAGCGGCGTGAAAGTTGTTCTTCCCGGACGGTTTGATACACTGCTCACAGATAGTCAAGGTAAAATAAAGTTTGGCGCTTTGTCTGATACATTAACGGCGGCATTTTCCAAATCGACCTATGCTACGGGATATGGAACAAAGTTTCAAAAAATATTGATGAAATATGATTCGGTAATGAATATTACTGTGGCTCTTACACAGAGTTTGAGTGGATCATTAGCATGTGTTGTGACCAATAAAGCGACAGCAAAACCGGTAAGGGATTTTAGAATCAGAATCATCGATACGCCGATTGAAGGATTAACGGATTCGTCCGGTAAATTTTCCACTCCTACACTGTTGGGAGGGAGAAAATTTTCGGTGGTTGCCGCGCAATGGGGCTTTACTGCGGAAACAGTTTCTGTCAACATTGTTGGCGGAATTGTCAATAATGTTGCTATTCAATTAGCACCAAATGGTCTGGATGATTTTGAAATTGACCGAGGATGGGTGGTGGGAAGTCCACAAGATTCTGGTGTATCAGGAAAATGGGAACGGGTAAAACCAAATGTGACTGTTGTAGGTTTAGATACCCTTCAACCAAAAGAAGATCATTCTACCAATGGAACATTGTGTTTTATTACGGGGGGATCCTCTGTCACAACGGATTATGTCGATTACAGAACAACATTAACCTCTCCGTCATTTAATCCGGAAGGCATGACGCTTCCCACACTTACGTATTGGGTATTTTTTAGTTCACGGTCATCGGCAAAAGATGATACGCTTTATGTTGATGTTTCAAACGACAACGGCCAGACCTGGAAGATAGCCAACACTATTTTCGGGAAGCAGCCATTTTGGAAACAATATCGGATTGATTTAAAGAGTGTACTTCCAGTAACGGAACAAATGAAAATCCGATTTGTAGCAAAAGACGGAGGTAATTCTTCCATCCTTGAAGCTTCTGTGGATGATATTGCGTTTGGTGAGAATCTTCAATTGAATGTTGCACAAGATCAAAGTGCAATACCGGCAGCATTTGCTTTGCGCCAGAATTATCCAAATCCTTTTAATCCCTCGACGACAATTGAATATCACATTCCTTCACAGGCTTTTGTCACGCTCAGTGTGTTCGATGTTTTGGGTAAACAGGTTGCTTCTCTTGTTCACCATCAAAAAACTCCAGGGAGATATTCAGTGACATTCAATGCAGTGGGTTTATCGAGCGGGATCTATTTCTACAGACTTCAAGCAGGAGCATTCGTTGAATCAAAGAAATTGATGTTAGTAAAGTAG
- the aroB gene encoding 3-dehydroquinate synthase — translation MTKSTHIVNVPLGKRSYPIYIGSNVLKHSGKYFSHHHVGTSIVVITDENVARHHLSIVQKSLRSRKYHVRSIILPAGEQQKMLGSVEKIVRQLLEWNVERSSTIVALGGGVIGDLAGFVAATYQRGIGFVQIPTTLLAQVDSSVGGKVGVNHLLAKNMIGAFYQPLFVLADTSVLQTLPKRELISGMGEVVKYGIILDRKLFDFTDNNLEKALSGQQTILSNLVRRSCELKSYVVAKDEKESHLRAILNFGHTVGHALEHSGRYGYLKHGEAILYGMVAETHIACEMEMISLKEKERIESLIQRIPLPSLTPLKLKYDGLIATMKKDKKVKDGSIRMTLPRKIGKVTLPMSVTEQNVHHSIDYLKMYGS, via the coding sequence TTGACTAAATCAACACATATCGTCAACGTCCCGTTGGGAAAACGTTCATATCCGATTTATATCGGAAGCAATGTTTTGAAACACTCCGGAAAGTATTTCTCTCATCATCATGTAGGAACTTCCATTGTCGTCATTACTGACGAGAATGTTGCACGTCATCATCTCTCCATTGTCCAGAAATCATTGAGATCAAGAAAATATCATGTTCGTTCGATTATCCTGCCGGCAGGCGAACAACAGAAAATGTTGGGTTCGGTTGAAAAAATTGTTCGGCAATTATTGGAGTGGAATGTAGAACGATCATCAACAATCGTGGCCCTCGGTGGTGGAGTGATTGGCGATCTTGCAGGATTTGTTGCCGCAACATATCAGCGAGGAATTGGTTTTGTGCAGATTCCCACCACATTGCTTGCTCAAGTGGACAGTTCAGTCGGTGGTAAGGTGGGTGTTAATCATCTCCTTGCAAAAAATATGATCGGTGCATTTTATCAACCGTTATTTGTTCTTGCTGATACTTCTGTTTTACAGACATTACCAAAACGAGAACTTATTAGCGGTATGGGTGAAGTGGTGAAATATGGAATTATCCTTGATCGAAAATTATTTGATTTCACTGATAACAATCTTGAAAAAGCTCTTAGCGGCCAACAGACGATCTTATCAAATCTTGTTCGCAGAAGTTGCGAATTGAAATCGTATGTTGTTGCGAAAGATGAAAAAGAGTCACATTTGCGGGCAATTTTGAACTTCGGGCACACTGTCGGTCATGCACTTGAACATTCTGGTCGGTACGGATATTTGAAGCATGGCGAAGCAATTCTTTACGGAATGGTTGCTGAAACGCACATCGCGTGTGAAATGGAAATGATATCATTGAAAGAGAAAGAACGGATCGAATCATTGATTCAAAGAATCCCTCTTCCATCATTAACGCCGTTGAAATTAAAATATGACGGACTCATTGCTACAATGAAAAAAGATAAAAAAGTGAAAGACGGATCAATCAGAATGACACTCCCGCGGAAGATTGGAAAAGTCACCTTGCCGATGAGCGTAACTGAACAGAATGTTCACCATTCGATCGATTATCTAAAGATGTATGGTTCGTAA